The nucleotide window AACTTGCCATGCGCGCCTCCAGCGTGGCAATCCAAGGCGGCGAAGTCGTGGGCGAAGTGGTGGAAACCATGAAAGGCATCAACGAATCCAGCCGCAAGATCAATGACATCATCAGCGTCATTGACGGTATTGCTTTTCAGACCAACATCCTGGCCCTCAATGCTGCGGTTGAGGCCGCCCGAGCCGGTGAACAGGGGCGCGGATTTGCCGTGGTGGCCTCGGAAGTTCGCAGTCTGGCCGGCAGAAGCGCTGAAGCGGCCAAAGAAATTAAAACGCTCATTGGCACCAGCGTTGAACGGGTGGAACGAGGAACCGCACTTGTGGACAGAGCAGGCCAGACCATGACCGAGGTGGTCAGCGCCATCAAGCGGGTAAGCGACATCGTGGGCGAGATCAGTGCCGCCAGTAGTGAGCAGAGTTCCGGTGTCTCCCAGGTTGGAGAGGCCATCACACAAATGGACCAAACCACACAGCAAAATGCGGCGCTGGTAGAGGAAATGGCAGCCGCGGCTTCCAGCCTGAAAACTCAGGCTCAGGACTTAGTGCAAGTAGTCGCTGTGTTCAAACTCAACGCAACAAACCGGGGAGAGGTATCAACCTCTTTTCGAGAAATCAAAAGACTTACATAGGAGTCACCCATATGTTGCTGAAGCGCCTTAGGCCTGTGATAGCCGGATTTTTTTTAGCATTGTCTGTGGGCAACCTTCACCCCCAAAACGCATTGAAAGTTGAGTGCTACGAATCCATGCCCCGCTATTATCTTGATGAAGACGGCAAGGTGAGGGGTCTTGGCGTTGACTTGATCCAATACGTCAATTCGAAATCACAGTACAAACTGGTCTATCCAGAAACGGTTATTCCTCTGGCTCGGGTTGAGAGCCATCTCAGTGATGGTTACATCAACGCTATTTTTGGCCTGGGCAAAACAGATGTTCGCCAAAAGAACATGATCGTAGGGGAGAGCCTGTTCGATCAGAATTTGATGGCAGTGGTTAGATTGGACGATAAAGTTGATTTCAAAACGCTCAAGGACTTGGTTGCGCTGGGCGATCAGGGTATCGTTTTGGCAGTCAGAGTGTCTTCAATGACAGAACAGTTGAAGAAAATTCCTGGACTAAAAGTTGACGATGGCGCCTATAGTTATGAGCAAACTTTGAGAAAGCTGCTTGCTTCACGCGGAAGAATCGCCATCTATAACGACATCAATGCAGGGTTCATCGTCAAGAATTCGGAGTTTTCTGGAAAAGTAAAAATACTCAGTCTAGACCTTTCACAAGAGCCACAGGCACTTCAGGCGCTACCCCAGCATGTGATGTTCTCCAAGACTACAGACCGGGCGGCTATTGACGAAATCAATCGTGTCATCGCCACCGGAAAGAAGAATGGCGACATCAAGAAAATTTTGGACAAGTATCGTTTCTAGTGATCCCGGCCATTTTCTCGCTGAACATGTTATCAATAAAAGTAACTACCCAGGTCGCTATCAAATAGTGAGCGACAGTCCGCAGTAATGCAAACTCCATCAAGTCTGAGTCAGCTAAGTCATGCCGAGTAGGACGCATTGATGTTGTTGCTGCAGGAGCAGATAGCGATGCTGCAAGAGGCCGTCAAGCAAGTGCAATCGGATTCAAATCAGCTTCACGGCAAGCATCAAGTTGTGGCCAGAAGATGCTCGGCGGTTGTGGGGCATTGTTTGCATGAGCAAATCGTCGTCGAAGCGAAATCGATAAATGTTCATCGTTGTTCTGCTTAAATGACCTTGGCCTAAGCCATATCAAACCACCTTCGCCCGCTCCAACATCGCATGCAACAACACATTGCAC belongs to Rhodoferax saidenbachensis and includes:
- a CDS encoding substrate-binding periplasmic protein; this encodes MLLKRLRPVIAGFFLALSVGNLHPQNALKVECYESMPRYYLDEDGKVRGLGVDLIQYVNSKSQYKLVYPETVIPLARVESHLSDGYINAIFGLGKTDVRQKNMIVGESLFDQNLMAVVRLDDKVDFKTLKDLVALGDQGIVLAVRVSSMTEQLKKIPGLKVDDGAYSYEQTLRKLLASRGRIAIYNDINAGFIVKNSEFSGKVKILSLDLSQEPQALQALPQHVMFSKTTDRAAIDEINRVIATGKKNGDIKKILDKYRF